The Phycisphaerales bacterium genome has a segment encoding these proteins:
- a CDS encoding GC-type dockerin domain-anchored protein, producing the protein MRTATLAILTVTLIAPSALAQLSVERSVFAGGGGVAGSANFSTHATAGEGVISMAFGGGLEVSSGFWAAGGLIDCRADLDGDGTLTIFDFLAFQNLFSAGDPRADFDGDGSLTLFDFLAFQNEFAAGCP; encoded by the coding sequence ATGCGCACCGCAACCCTTGCGATCCTGACCGTGACCCTCATCGCGCCCTCGGCCCTCGCGCAGCTCAGCGTCGAGCGTTCGGTCTTCGCCGGCGGCGGCGGCGTGGCCGGTTCGGCCAACTTCTCGACGCACGCGACCGCGGGCGAGGGCGTGATCTCGATGGCCTTCGGCGGCGGGCTCGAAGTCTCCAGCGGCTTCTGGGCCGCCGGCGGGCTGATCGACTGCCGGGCCGACCTGGACGGCGACGGCACGCTGACCATCTTCGACTTCCTGGCGTTCCAGAACCTGTTCAGCGCGGGCGACCCACGGGCCGACTTCGACGGTGACGGCTCGCTCACCCTCTTCGACTTCCTGGCGTTTCAGAACGAGTTTGCCGCGGGTTGCCCTTGA